From Papaver somniferum cultivar HN1 unplaced genomic scaffold, ASM357369v1 unplaced-scaffold_99, whole genome shotgun sequence, the proteins below share one genomic window:
- the LOC113346438 gene encoding rac guanine nucleotide exchange factor JJ-like produces MFDFGRQQQGVRDEHPSDEEHDRSSFSESPLLFGKSSRSCRLAVNEKYSDTPSLTTVTPPTDNENGLKKLPSLPSSSKQNHGEPAAEQQRNIEFTASSRKDETNDEKDGVTSPPLWKYPRSSSSISNSTEVLSSRSRGNYNRFFSFNDATATTTTDFVSNRSQEIARGRQELMDMIRTMPENSYELSLKDLIEHKQQPQPTKDDHHDATPEMESSRNSTNNSSSTTSKVSSKDQTKSNRENNIPVLKRSKSADSSNGKNGPVLLKMFLPFSDFGMHKKKRKNKGSKKSAYYAKVSPKPIPLIEGEKNSTTTTNTSIDKEWWKKRFAVAADEITISHGGLDNRGESSGSSNSSNGSRKMAGLLTCFWSSNTKKTKTISLKGSNY; encoded by the exons ATGTTTGATTTCGGAAGACAACAACAAGGAGTACGAGATGAACATCCTAGTGATGAAGAACACGATAGATCTtctttttctgagagtcccttgTTGTTTGGTAAGAGTAGTCGCAGTTGTAGATTGGCAGTAAATGAAAAGTATTCTGATACACCAAGCTTGACGACGGTAACCCCGCCGACAGATAACGAAAATGGTTTGAAGAAGCTTCCATCTCTACCATCATCATCCAAACAAAACCACGGTGAACCTGCTGCAGAGCAACAGAGAAATATAGAGTTTACAGCTTCGAGTCGTAAAGATGAGACTAATGATGAAAAGGATGGTGTTACATCTCCGCCTTTATGGAAATATCCTCGAAGTAGCAGTAGCATATCTAATTCCACAGAAGTTTTATCGTCCAGAAGTCGCGGAAACTACAATCggtttttctcttttaatgacgCCACAGCTACTACAACTACTGATTTTGTTTCTAATAGATCCCAAGAGATTGCTAGAGGTCGTCAAGAGTTGATGGATATGATTAGAACCATGCCGGAGAACTCGTACGAACTCTCGTTAAAAGATCTAATCGAACATAAACAGCAACCACAACCTACAAAGGATGATCACCATGATGCAACTCCAGAGATGGAATCAAGTCGTAATAGTACCAACAATAGTAGTAGCACTACTTCAAAGGTCTCATCAAAAGATCAAACGAAAAGCAACAGGGAAAACAACATTCCAGTGTTAAAGAGAAGTAAAAGTGCGGATTCAAGTAATGGTAAAAATGGACCTGTTCTTCTCAAAATGTTTTTACCCTTCTCAGATTTTGGCATGcataagaagaaaaggaaaaacaagggTTCCAAAAAGAGTGCTTATTATGCTAAAGTTTCGCCTAAGCCGATTCCACTAATAGAGGGAGAGAAGAATTCTACCACTACTACTAATACCTCCATTGATAAGGAATGGTGGAAGAAGAGGTTTGCAGTTGCAGCAGACGAAATTACTATTAGCCATGGAGGACTAGACAACAGGGGTGAAAGTAGTggtagcagcaacagcagcaatggAAGCCG GAAAATGGCTGGCTTGTTAACTTGTTTTTGGTCCTCCaacaccaaaaaaacaaaaaccatctCACTGAAAGGGAGCAACTACTAA